A genomic window from Nicotiana sylvestris chromosome 11, ASM39365v2, whole genome shotgun sequence includes:
- the LOC138880779 gene encoding uncharacterized protein: MPSDSLSIPVYVSTPVGDSIVVDRVHRFCIVVFGGFETRVDLLLLDMVDFDVILGMDWLSLYHAILDCDAKTVTLDLPGLPHLEWRGTPGHSTRSVILYVKARRMVEKGCLAYLAYVRDFSAVVSYINSVPMVREFPEVFPSDLSGMPPNRDIDFCIDLALGTQPISIPPYRMDPPDLKELKEQLQDLLEKGFIRPSISPWGAPVLFVKKKDGSMRICIDYR; this comes from the coding sequence atgcctagtgattcattgagtattcctgtttatgtgtctacaccggtgggtgattctattgtggtcgaccgaGTTCATCGTTTTTGTATTGTAGTGTTTGGGGGttttgagacccgtgttgatttgttgcttttagacatggtcgacttcgatgttatattgggaatggattggttatcactgtaccatgctatcttggattgcgatgctaagactgtgaccttagactTACCGGGTTTgccccatttagagtggagagggactcctggtcattctacccgaagTGTTATtttgtatgtgaaggctcggcgtatggtcgagaaggggtgtttggcatatttggcttatgttcgtgacttCAGTGCTGTGGTTTCCTATATTAATTCTGTGCCcatggttcgtgagtttcctgaggttttcccttcagacctgtcggggatgccacccaaccgggatattgatttctgcattgatctggctctgggcactcagcccatttctattccgccatatcgtatggacCCGCCGgatttgaaagagttaaaggaacagttgcaggatttgcttgagaagggtttcattagacccagcatttcgccttggggtgcgccggttttgtttgtaaagaaaaaggatggttcgatgagaatatgcattgattaccggtaA